In one window of Frigoriglobus tundricola DNA:
- a CDS encoding NAD(P)/FAD-dependent oxidoreductase, whose amino-acid sequence MTRYDCDLAILGSGFGGTLLAIIAQKLGYSVALLERGRHPRFAIGESSTPLADFKLAALADRFGLDWLRPFSKYGTWKATRPDLPCGLKRGFSFFRHEQGRPFTPHDDNALLVAASPDDATADTHWFRADFDAHLVDRAVAAGVPYLDECEIHTVRHTDAGWELEGARPGEAVSVRAGLLVDATGTGQVLAGALGIEPVAGGTLRARSRALYSHFTGVGEWHSVLEAESGPAATARHPFPCDAAALHQIIDNGWMWVLRFENGITSTGFSLDPEAHPLRAGETPEAEWHRLLNTYPSIGRQFARAVPVRPFVRTGRLQRRLTRAAGADWALLPHAAGFLDAWLSPGIAQTLFAVNRLGGILAEERGGAGRERRLEVYGRTVLRELAWVDEITGTCFACFDRFPVLVSVSMMYFVAAIYCEERERAGQGSPDDAFLLTDHPEYRAVAGELLRKARGVPVAGAAAFADEVRDRLAPFDSCSLCEPGRRNMHPFLGTLSRSR is encoded by the coding sequence GTGACGCGATACGATTGTGACCTCGCGATCCTCGGTTCCGGGTTCGGTGGCACGCTGCTGGCCATCATCGCCCAGAAACTCGGCTATTCCGTCGCGTTGCTCGAACGGGGCCGGCACCCGCGTTTCGCCATCGGTGAGTCCTCGACCCCGCTCGCCGACTTCAAGCTCGCGGCGCTCGCCGATCGGTTCGGCCTCGACTGGCTCCGACCGTTCTCCAAGTACGGCACCTGGAAGGCCACTCGCCCCGATCTCCCGTGCGGTCTGAAGCGCGGGTTCAGCTTCTTCCGCCACGAGCAGGGGCGACCGTTCACCCCTCACGACGACAACGCTCTTCTGGTCGCGGCGAGTCCCGACGACGCCACCGCGGACACGCACTGGTTCCGTGCCGACTTCGACGCCCACCTCGTTGACCGTGCGGTTGCGGCCGGCGTGCCGTACCTCGACGAGTGCGAAATCCACACGGTACGCCACACCGACGCCGGGTGGGAACTCGAGGGCGCGCGGCCCGGGGAGGCGGTTTCCGTCCGCGCCGGGCTGCTCGTGGACGCGACCGGGACGGGACAGGTTCTCGCCGGCGCACTCGGGATCGAACCGGTCGCGGGGGGGACCCTCCGAGCCCGGTCGCGTGCCCTCTATTCGCACTTTACGGGTGTGGGGGAGTGGCATTCGGTTCTCGAAGCGGAGTCCGGACCGGCGGCGACCGCCCGGCACCCGTTCCCGTGCGACGCCGCCGCGCTCCACCAGATCATCGACAACGGATGGATGTGGGTTCTTCGCTTTGAGAACGGCATCACGAGTACCGGCTTCTCGCTCGATCCCGAAGCTCATCCCCTGCGGGCCGGCGAAACGCCGGAGGCGGAGTGGCACCGGCTACTGAACACCTACCCGTCGATCGGGCGACAGTTCGCGCGGGCCGTGCCCGTGCGTCCGTTCGTGCGCACCGGTCGGTTGCAGCGCCGGCTGACCCGCGCCGCCGGCGCGGACTGGGCGCTGCTCCCGCACGCCGCCGGGTTCCTCGACGCGTGGCTGAGCCCCGGCATCGCACAGACGCTCTTCGCGGTCAACCGGCTCGGGGGGATTCTGGCCGAGGAGCGAGGCGGAGCGGGGCGCGAGCGGCGGCTGGAGGTGTACGGCCGGACGGTCCTCCGGGAACTCGCCTGGGTGGACGAGATCACCGGAACGTGCTTCGCATGCTTCGACCGGTTCCCGGTTCTCGTTAGTGTGTCGATGATGTATTTCGTGGCCGCGATCTATTGCGAGGAGCGCGAGCGGGCGGGGCAGGGGAGCCCCGACGACGCGTTCCTGCTGACCGACCACCCGGAGTACCGCGCGGTCGCGGGGGAGCTGCTCCGGAAGGCACGCGGTGTGCCCGTCGCGGGTGCCGCGGCGTTCGCCGACGAAGTCCGCGATCGCCTCGCCCCGTTCGACTCGTGCAGCCTGTGTGAGCCCGGCCGGCGCAACATGCACCCGTTCCTCGGCACCCTCTCCCGGTCGCGTTGA
- a CDS encoding radical SAM protein, translating to MRNPLAPDRPYASIVEAEPAADGRLVDVATLFLTNRECPFRCLMCDLWKNTLTDSVAPGQIPEQIRWALERLPPAQHLKLYNAGSFFDPRAIPEGDYAEIARHAAGFERVIVECHPRLVGRRCFEFRSLLSGQLEVALGLETAHPDVLARLNKQMTLDDFARAAAELRAHGIAVRAFIMVRPPFLAEADGVEWAKRSLDFAFAHGVECCSLIPTRGGNGAMEELARQGHYAPPALDSLETALEYGLSLRAGRVFLDLWDIGAVSPDAPNRAARVARLARMNLSQQLEPGTGPTS from the coding sequence GTGCGCAATCCGCTCGCTCCGGACCGGCCCTACGCCTCCATCGTCGAAGCGGAACCAGCAGCAGACGGGCGCTTAGTGGACGTAGCCACGCTGTTCCTGACGAACCGCGAGTGCCCGTTCCGCTGCCTGATGTGCGACCTGTGGAAGAACACGCTCACGGACTCGGTGGCCCCGGGGCAGATTCCCGAGCAGATCCGCTGGGCGCTCGAGCGCCTGCCACCGGCGCAACATCTGAAACTGTACAACGCCGGGAGCTTCTTCGACCCGCGGGCGATCCCCGAAGGCGATTACGCCGAAATCGCCCGCCACGCCGCGGGGTTCGAGCGGGTGATCGTGGAGTGCCACCCCCGGCTGGTCGGCCGCCGCTGCTTCGAGTTCCGGTCGTTGCTGTCCGGTCAACTCGAAGTCGCGCTGGGGCTGGAAACCGCCCACCCCGACGTACTCGCGCGCCTGAACAAGCAGATGACGCTCGACGATTTCGCCCGTGCCGCGGCGGAGTTGCGGGCGCACGGGATCGCCGTGCGGGCGTTTATCATGGTCCGGCCGCCGTTTCTTGCGGAAGCCGACGGCGTGGAGTGGGCGAAGCGGTCGCTCGACTTTGCCTTCGCGCACGGCGTCGAGTGCTGTAGCCTGATACCAACTCGCGGCGGCAACGGGGCAATGGAAGAACTCGCGAGACAGGGCCACTACGCCCCGCCGGCGCTCGATTCGTTAGAAACCGCACTGGAATACGGTCTGTCTCTACGGGCCGGGCGCGTGTTCCTCGATCTGTGGGACATCGGGGCGGTTTCGCCCGATGCCCCGAACCGGGCCGCGCGCGTGGCCCGCTTGGCCCGGATGAACCTGTCGCAGCAACTCGAACCCGGCACGGGGCCGACGTCGTGA
- a CDS encoding asparagine synthetase B family protein, translating into MHRSIPLSRVIDLTDPAGNRIYNMTVEEARDRIANGDAGAVGGIDGEFALIGQRGKNIFLARTIGRLLRYFIAKWTDGPILIVADRIDAIRAQLEALGLADQFHPSYTRMVPAHYVVRIELVGCPDPNPTYTRFFTPTRNALPADPEAIGERYIGAAYNEIVRWLDRVPPREPIGVCFSGGIDSGAVFLLAYHALLKRGDSPSRLKAFTLSVDGGGPDVEQARAFLARLGLELFLEPIPVRSADVTIEDAIRVIEDYKPLDVQSGAMALALCRGIRARYPEWKYLLDGDGGDENLKDYPIEDNPELTIRSVLNNMMLYQEGWGVQAIKHSLTYSGGQSRGYARTYAPVAVTGFTGLSPFVCPSVIDVAESIPFIELTDWDHDRLYALKGRVVAAGVKAVTGLDMPVFPKRRFQHGAANHPGTLFPSRQAEYRRAYQKVFLG; encoded by the coding sequence ATGCACCGCTCCATCCCACTCTCGCGGGTCATCGATCTGACCGACCCCGCCGGGAACCGCATCTACAACATGACCGTCGAGGAGGCCCGGGACCGGATCGCCAACGGCGACGCCGGGGCCGTCGGAGGCATCGACGGCGAGTTCGCACTGATCGGTCAGCGCGGCAAGAACATTTTCCTGGCCCGCACGATCGGCCGGCTGCTGCGGTACTTCATCGCGAAGTGGACCGACGGGCCGATTCTGATCGTCGCCGACCGGATCGACGCCATCCGCGCGCAGCTCGAAGCGCTCGGCCTGGCGGACCAGTTCCACCCGTCGTACACCCGCATGGTGCCGGCGCACTATGTTGTCCGGATCGAACTCGTCGGCTGCCCCGACCCGAACCCCACCTACACGCGGTTCTTCACCCCGACGCGGAACGCGCTGCCCGCCGACCCGGAGGCCATCGGGGAGCGGTACATAGGGGCCGCGTACAACGAGATCGTCCGGTGGCTCGATCGCGTGCCGCCCCGCGAGCCGATCGGAGTCTGCTTCTCCGGCGGCATCGACAGCGGCGCGGTGTTCCTGCTCGCCTACCACGCGCTCCTCAAGCGGGGCGACAGTCCCTCCCGGCTCAAGGCGTTCACGCTCTCGGTCGATGGCGGTGGTCCGGACGTGGAGCAGGCCCGCGCGTTCCTCGCCCGCCTCGGCTTGGAACTGTTCCTCGAACCGATCCCCGTGCGGTCCGCGGACGTAACGATTGAAGACGCCATCCGCGTGATCGAGGACTACAAGCCGCTGGACGTGCAATCCGGGGCGATGGCCCTGGCCCTGTGCCGCGGCATCCGGGCACGCTACCCCGAGTGGAAGTACCTGCTCGACGGCGACGGCGGCGACGAGAACCTGAAAGACTACCCGATCGAAGACAACCCGGAACTGACCATCCGCAGCGTCCTGAACAACATGATGTTGTACCAGGAGGGGTGGGGCGTTCAGGCGATCAAGCACTCGCTCACGTACTCCGGCGGGCAGAGTCGCGGGTACGCCCGGACCTACGCGCCGGTCGCGGTGACCGGGTTCACCGGGCTGAGCCCGTTCGTGTGCCCCTCCGTCATCGACGTGGCCGAGTCGATTCCGTTCATCGAGCTGACCGACTGGGACCACGACCGGCTGTACGCCCTGAAGGGGCGCGTGGTCGCGGCGGGCGTGAAGGCCGTGACCGGGCTCGACATGCCGGTCTTCCCGAAGCGCCGCTTCCAGCACGGGGCCGCGAACCACCCCGGCACCCTGTTCCCGAGCCGCCAGGCCGAGTACCGCCGCGCTTACCAGAAGGTGTTTCTGGGCTGA
- a CDS encoding CRTAC1 family protein, with the protein MSTRNRKPAPPARGLRVVKWLLGAVVLVALAVGVGMALRAPTAVPAPEPELPVVEARFTDVTDRAGIRFRHANGAAGRKLLPETMGAGVAVLDFDRDGKPDLFFVNSRPWPGADRTGARATQALYRNRGDGTFEDVTVALGLGVECYGMGAAVADYDNDGWPDIFITAVGGNRLFRNVEGRRFEDATDRTGLSSTTWTNDTAANFARRTEPMSFPSSAVWLDYDGDGRLDLFVCNYVTWSPARDLGVAAVLPGGIRAYVPPQQFTGAQCQLFRNVDGTRFEDESAAAGVLVTDPGEPGGAGRPVGKALGVVVCDPDGDGWPDIIVANDTVRNFFFHNRPGPNGNRTFQETGRFSGIAYADGRPRGGMGIDAGEIAPGTLGVVIANFTHEPDSLFLLKGTSPVLFADAAVELGLAGASTRAMKFGAVLFDFDRDGRLDLFTANGHLEPDIATTHTGQTHAQAGQLFWKTGPPRQGFVAVTGPGGLDAFPLMVGRGCAYLDYDGDGKLDLVVTENNGRARLFRNETPDGNTWVRFALSGEKGRTNRDGIGAEVTVHAGGLVQRRYVTAAHGYLSQCEPSAYFGLGSAATIDRVTVRWPGRTGHTQEWQNVPAGTTYRLMEGAPEPIPMGR; encoded by the coding sequence ATGTCCACACGCAATCGCAAGCCCGCCCCACCCGCACGCGGGCTGCGCGTTGTCAAATGGCTGCTCGGCGCCGTGGTTCTCGTCGCCCTCGCGGTCGGCGTGGGGATGGCCCTGCGCGCGCCGACGGCGGTTCCGGCGCCCGAGCCCGAACTCCCGGTCGTCGAAGCCCGGTTCACGGACGTTACCGACCGCGCCGGTATCCGCTTCCGGCACGCGAACGGAGCGGCGGGCCGGAAACTTCTCCCCGAAACGATGGGGGCCGGGGTCGCGGTCCTCGACTTCGATCGCGACGGGAAGCCGGACCTGTTCTTCGTCAACAGCCGTCCCTGGCCCGGCGCCGACCGCACGGGCGCGCGCGCGACCCAAGCCCTCTACCGCAACCGCGGCGACGGGACCTTCGAAGACGTCACCGTTGCCCTCGGTCTGGGCGTCGAGTGTTACGGCATGGGGGCCGCGGTCGCGGACTACGACAACGACGGCTGGCCCGACATCTTCATCACCGCCGTGGGGGGCAACCGCCTATTTCGCAATGTGGAAGGGAGGCGCTTCGAGGACGCGACCGATCGGACGGGGCTCAGTAGCACAACGTGGACGAACGACACCGCCGCGAACTTCGCGCGCCGAACGGAGCCCATGTCGTTCCCCTCGTCGGCCGTGTGGCTGGACTACGACGGCGACGGGCGGCTCGACCTGTTCGTCTGCAACTATGTGACCTGGTCCCCGGCGCGCGATTTGGGCGTCGCGGCCGTGCTCCCCGGAGGGATTCGGGCCTACGTGCCGCCACAGCAGTTCACCGGCGCTCAGTGCCAACTGTTCCGCAACGTGGACGGTACGCGGTTCGAGGACGAGTCGGCGGCGGCGGGCGTCCTGGTGACCGATCCCGGCGAGCCCGGAGGCGCGGGGCGACCGGTCGGCAAGGCGCTGGGCGTGGTCGTGTGCGACCCGGACGGCGACGGTTGGCCCGACATCATCGTCGCGAATGACACGGTGCGTAACTTCTTCTTCCACAACCGGCCCGGCCCGAACGGCAACCGCACGTTTCAGGAAACCGGGCGGTTCTCGGGGATCGCTTACGCCGATGGTCGCCCCCGCGGCGGCATGGGAATCGATGCGGGCGAGATCGCACCGGGCACTCTGGGTGTGGTGATAGCGAACTTCACCCACGAGCCCGACTCCTTGTTCCTCCTCAAGGGAACGAGCCCGGTGCTGTTCGCGGACGCCGCGGTGGAACTCGGGCTCGCCGGCGCGAGTACGCGGGCGATGAAGTTCGGAGCGGTTCTGTTCGATTTCGATCGCGACGGCCGGCTCGACCTGTTTACCGCGAACGGGCACCTGGAACCGGACATCGCGACGACCCACACCGGTCAGACGCACGCCCAGGCGGGGCAGTTGTTCTGGAAAACGGGTCCGCCCCGCCAGGGGTTCGTCGCGGTAACGGGGCCCGGCGGCCTCGACGCGTTCCCGCTCATGGTCGGCCGCGGGTGCGCGTACCTCGACTACGACGGCGACGGCAAACTCGATCTGGTGGTGACCGAGAACAACGGTCGCGCCCGGCTGTTTCGCAACGAAACGCCCGACGGGAACACCTGGGTGCGGTTCGCGCTCAGCGGCGAGAAGGGGCGAACCAACCGCGACGGCATCGGCGCGGAGGTCACGGTTCACGCGGGGGGCCTGGTCCAGCGCCGGTACGTCACCGCGGCACACGGCTACCTGAGCCAGTGCGAACCGAGCGCGTACTTCGGACTGGGTTCGGCCGCCACGATCGACCGCGTCACCGTCCGCTGGCCGGGTCGCACCGGCCACACGCAGGAGTGGCAGAACGTCCCCGCCGGTACGACGTATCGCCTCATGGAAGGCGCACCGGAACCGATTCCGATGGGGCGCTAA
- a CDS encoding TFIIB-type zinc ribbon-containing protein: MSLRCAACGTEFVATDGSSPPPAPKPTRSPIAPTESLPPLETTERARGFTSDVRVLADGRRLVTCPQCRHAEIEVPRRATVAEIMRCPQCRGTFLVGLRAASEDR; the protein is encoded by the coding sequence GTGAGCCTCCGGTGCGCCGCGTGCGGCACCGAGTTCGTGGCGACGGACGGCAGCTCCCCGCCCCCGGCGCCGAAACCGACGCGGTCGCCGATCGCGCCGACCGAGAGCCTACCCCCACTGGAAACGACCGAACGCGCCAGGGGGTTCACCTCCGATGTCCGCGTTCTGGCGGATGGCCGGAGACTCGTGACGTGCCCGCAGTGCCGCCACGCGGAGATCGAAGTGCCCCGCCGGGCGACCGTCGCGGAAATTATGCGGTGCCCGCAGTGCCGCGGAACGTTCCTCGTCGGACTGCGTGCGGCGTCTGAGGATCGGTAG
- a CDS encoding GGDEF domain-containing protein, which yields MTKSEPGCDTEFTLPIAVQKRPTGTASLVHIHPPGPGAGRRHTLDGTPLLIGRVEGCDICLNEHAVSRRHACIDLVDGIYSVRDLDSTNGTRVNDQPVGSDPRPLRDGDYLQIGNYVFRFLAGGNVEAEYHEELYRRTFQDALTRLHNRRALNEFLERELIRSQRYNRPVSVILFDLDRFKAVNDSHGHLCGDHVIREVADLLRAVTRGEDICARYGGEEFALVLVEADHFSALAVAERVRTLVNCHAFRFEGVELALTISAGVATTCGDRWATTAGLLHEADERLYAAKREGRNRVVGEPAREDDAGAMSTWVVT from the coding sequence GTGACCAAATCCGAGCCCGGCTGCGATACCGAATTCACCCTGCCGATAGCGGTTCAGAAACGGCCGACGGGGACGGCCAGTCTGGTTCACATCCACCCGCCCGGCCCCGGCGCCGGACGCCGCCACACCCTCGACGGGACGCCGCTCCTCATCGGCCGCGTCGAAGGGTGCGACATCTGCCTCAACGAACACGCGGTCTCCCGGCGCCACGCGTGTATCGACCTGGTCGATGGCATCTATTCTGTTCGCGACCTCGACAGTACGAACGGTACCCGCGTCAACGATCAGCCGGTGGGCAGCGACCCGCGCCCGCTCCGCGATGGCGATTACCTGCAGATCGGCAACTACGTGTTCCGCTTTCTGGCCGGCGGCAACGTCGAAGCCGAGTACCACGAGGAGCTCTACCGCCGGACTTTTCAGGACGCCCTCACCCGGCTCCACAACCGGCGGGCACTCAACGAGTTCCTGGAGCGCGAACTCATTCGCTCGCAGCGGTACAACCGGCCGGTGTCGGTGATCCTGTTCGACCTGGACCGGTTCAAAGCCGTGAACGACTCGCACGGGCACCTGTGCGGCGACCACGTGATCCGCGAAGTGGCCGATCTGCTCCGGGCGGTGACGCGCGGTGAAGACATCTGCGCGCGGTACGGGGGTGAGGAGTTCGCGCTGGTGCTGGTCGAGGCCGACCACTTCTCCGCGCTGGCGGTCGCGGAGCGCGTGCGGACGCTTGTGAACTGCCACGCGTTTCGCTTCGAGGGCGTGGAACTGGCGCTGACGATCAGTGCCGGGGTGGCGACGACGTGCGGGGACAGGTGGGCCACGACGGCCGGTTTGCTCCACGAGGCCGATGAGCGCCTGTACGCGGCCAAACGGGAGGGGCGGAACCGGGTGGTCGGCGAGCCGGCCCGCGAAGACGACGCCGGCGCCATGTCCACTTGGGTAGTCACGTAA
- a CDS encoding response regulator, with protein sequence MTLVTVHTRPRVLCVDDNHDVADSAADLLDLHGFETRVCYDGQTALTLVVNFAPDICLIDLNMPGMDGDQVAAQLRDVGRPVVLVAVTAASDDRARRRIAAAGFDLHLVKPVDPRQLPTILTSIWPKMSEDAPGS encoded by the coding sequence GTGACACTCGTGACGGTCCACACCCGCCCGCGCGTCCTGTGTGTTGACGACAACCACGATGTAGCCGATTCGGCCGCCGATCTTTTGGATTTACACGGATTCGAGACTCGCGTCTGTTATGATGGGCAGACTGCTCTCACTCTCGTCGTCAATTTCGCCCCCGATATTTGCCTCATCGACCTGAACATGCCCGGAATGGACGGGGATCAGGTGGCGGCGCAACTACGAGATGTCGGTCGGCCCGTAGTACTCGTGGCCGTGACAGCGGCCAGCGACGATAGGGCTCGGCGCCGGATCGCAGCGGCCGGGTTCGACCTCCATCTGGTGAAACCGGTCGATCCGCGTCAACTGCCGACCATACTCACTTCGATCTGGCCGAAAATGTCCGAAGACGCCCCCGGTTCGTGA
- a CDS encoding Crp/Fnr family transcriptional regulator, translated as MSTAPPENRLLAALPPADLARLLARMTDVTFGHKDLVYRTGGPIDFVYFPRGGIISAVVIMDDGASAEVAAIGLEGMVGVSAALGGTASAEQVFCQVFPAECRKMPVAEFVAEFARGGALHDIVSRYVRAALIVSARQTACNALHSVDERCARWLLQCHDASGTDKFPLTHEFLAVMLGVRRATVTVTAGQLQTAGLIAYKHGRVTVLDRARLEEATCECYAVIRSAFRVPAR; from the coding sequence ATGTCCACTGCCCCGCCGGAGAACCGGCTCCTAGCCGCATTGCCCCCCGCCGACCTCGCCCGCCTGCTTGCCCGAATGACCGACGTAACGTTCGGACACAAGGATCTCGTCTACCGGACCGGTGGCCCGATCGACTTCGTGTACTTCCCGCGCGGCGGTATCATTTCCGCCGTGGTCATCATGGACGACGGGGCGAGTGCCGAGGTCGCCGCCATCGGCCTCGAGGGGATGGTCGGGGTCTCGGCGGCGCTCGGCGGAACGGCCAGCGCCGAGCAGGTGTTCTGCCAGGTGTTCCCGGCCGAGTGCCGGAAAATGCCCGTCGCGGAATTCGTTGCGGAGTTCGCCCGCGGTGGGGCACTGCACGACATTGTCTCCCGCTACGTCCGGGCCGCTCTTATCGTCTCGGCCCGACAGACCGCGTGCAACGCTCTCCACTCCGTGGACGAGCGGTGCGCCCGCTGGCTCCTCCAGTGCCACGACGCGTCCGGGACCGACAAGTTCCCTCTGACGCACGAGTTCCTGGCCGTGATGCTCGGGGTGCGCCGGGCCACGGTGACGGTGACGGCCGGCCAGCTCCAGACCGCCGGCCTCATCGCGTACAAGCACGGCCGCGTAACGGTCCTTGATCGGGCGCGGTTGGAAGAAGCGACCTGCGAGTGCTACGCGGTCATCCGGTCCGCGTTCCGCGTCCCGGCGCGCTGA
- a CDS encoding Crp/Fnr family transcriptional regulator, producing MSTVVPENRILAALPAADLARVLARTTEVSLGKEELLYRAGGPIDFVYFPRVGTISAIVIMDDGASTEVATTGREGVVGGAAALGARVSAEQVFCQVHPATCRKLPTAGFVAEVARGGALRDLVYRYLRATLTASARQTACSALHSVDARCARWLLQCHDACGTDEFPLTHEFLALVLGVHRAAVNPLAEHLQNSGLIRYAHGRMTIVDRARLEGAACECYAAIRAALGISVR from the coding sequence ATGTCCACCGTGGTGCCGGAAAACCGCATTCTGGCCGCTTTGCCCGCGGCCGACCTGGCGCGCGTGTTGGCCCGCACGACTGAAGTATCGCTCGGGAAAGAGGAACTTCTCTATCGGGCCGGTGGTCCGATCGACTTCGTCTACTTCCCGCGTGTCGGCACCATCTCCGCGATCGTCATCATGGACGACGGCGCGAGTACCGAGGTGGCCACCACCGGGAGGGAAGGGGTCGTTGGGGGTGCGGCCGCTCTTGGCGCCAGGGTGAGTGCCGAGCAGGTGTTCTGTCAGGTGCATCCCGCCACGTGCCGGAAACTGCCCACTGCCGGGTTCGTCGCGGAGGTCGCACGCGGCGGGGCGCTACGCGATCTCGTGTACCGCTACCTGAGAGCAACCCTGACGGCTTCCGCCCGGCAGACCGCGTGCAGTGCCCTTCACTCGGTTGACGCGCGGTGTGCCCGCTGGCTGCTTCAGTGCCATGACGCTTGCGGGACCGACGAGTTTCCCCTCACGCACGAGTTTCTGGCCCTGGTACTCGGTGTGCACCGGGCGGCCGTGAACCCTCTGGCCGAACACCTCCAGAACAGCGGACTCATCCGCTACGCGCACGGTCGGATGACCATCGTGGACCGCGCGCGCCTGGAAGGGGCGGCGTGCGAGTGTTACGCGGCCATCCGAGCCGCGCTCGGGATCTCAGTGCGCTGA
- a CDS encoding LuxR C-terminal-related transcriptional regulator, translating into MNLSAARFLVADPFPVVRVGFRALVGSESGIEVAGEAADGPTAIRLCAELDPEVVVTEVALPGLTGPELVAGLRENRPGRKVFALTACEDPVALGAFMEAGAAGYVLKRSGTNELLGAIRTVLAGAIHLDPAVAGAGPNPSAHEPQTGPPELSARESEVVRLIALGYSNKEIAAQLQVSVKTVETYKTRSMEKLGTRSRVAIVRYAAERGWLTK; encoded by the coding sequence GTGAACTTGAGTGCAGCCCGCTTTCTTGTCGCCGATCCGTTTCCGGTCGTTCGGGTGGGATTTCGTGCGCTCGTGGGTTCCGAGTCGGGGATAGAAGTTGCGGGCGAGGCCGCCGACGGGCCTACCGCGATCCGCCTCTGTGCTGAGCTCGACCCCGAGGTGGTCGTGACGGAGGTCGCACTTCCGGGCCTCACCGGGCCGGAGCTAGTTGCCGGGCTGCGTGAGAACCGTCCGGGCCGGAAAGTGTTCGCTCTGACCGCCTGCGAGGACCCTGTCGCGCTGGGCGCCTTCATGGAGGCCGGAGCGGCGGGGTACGTTCTCAAGCGGTCCGGGACGAACGAACTGTTGGGGGCGATCCGGACCGTACTCGCCGGCGCGATTCACCTCGACCCGGCGGTCGCAGGCGCGGGGCCGAACCCCTCCGCTCACGAGCCCCAGACGGGACCGCCGGAGCTGTCAGCGCGCGAGAGCGAGGTGGTGCGACTGATCGCGCTGGGGTACTCGAACAAGGAGATCGCCGCTCAACTCCAAGTTTCGGTCAAGACCGTCGAGACGTACAAGACCCGGTCGATGGAAAAGCTCGGGACCCGCAGTCGGGTGGCCATCGTCCGGTACGCGGCGGAACGCGGTTGGCTCACGAAATGA